The following coding sequences lie in one Flavobacterium sediminis genomic window:
- a CDS encoding efflux RND transporter periplasmic adaptor subunit: MSSFEPVLGQSYTQGQVLGKIDVMKGYKLVADVDEFYLSKIKKDQQGSIDFNGKKIQVIVDKVIPEIVNGRFKVELQLPEQENLDLRQGLSFGVRLVLSGKTKTTVLPKGSFYNETSGKWIFVVTGENKAERRTIKLGKENPLYYEVLEGLKPGDKVITSGYQDYKEIEVLNLEK, from the coding sequence TTGTCCTCTTTTGAGCCGGTTTTAGGACAGAGTTACACTCAAGGGCAGGTTTTAGGAAAAATTGATGTGATGAAAGGGTATAAATTAGTAGCGGATGTAGATGAGTTTTACCTCAGTAAAATAAAAAAGGATCAGCAAGGGAGTATAGATTTTAACGGTAAGAAAATTCAGGTTATAGTAGATAAGGTTATTCCTGAAATTGTAAACGGTCGATTCAAAGTAGAATTACAGTTGCCGGAGCAAGAAAACTTAGATCTGAGACAAGGATTGAGCTTCGGAGTTCGGTTGGTATTATCCGGAAAAACAAAAACAACTGTTTTGCCTAAAGGTAGTTTTTATAATGAAACTTCAGGAAAATGGATATTTGTAGTAACCGGAGAAAATAAGGCAGAACGAAGAACAATTAAATTAGGCAAAGAAAATCCTTTATATTACGAAGTATTGGAAGGACTTAAGCCGGGAGATAAAGTGATCACTTCAGGTTATCAGGATTATAAAGAGATTGAAGTGTTAAATTTAGAAAAATAA
- a CDS encoding efflux RND transporter periplasmic adaptor subunit → MDTIISRKNNKKKQLAIAGIIILILTFIVYASFTKKKSYTVKKGEISIKTVQDDYFEDFMVFQALTEPLNSILVNIVEGGSVQEIFVENGDFVQKGQPLARLYNPNTELNYMQQETAIIEQINNLNKAKLDLRNQELSLSKDLIGIEHDYQDAKNQYDLDKKLYEQEILAKNDWEKTQENFRFQKERMNIIKQSVAKEKQANTIQIGQLNQSITTMEKSLAVLRDNKKNFLVLARYQEDCPLLSRF, encoded by the coding sequence ATGGACACTATCATCAGTCGTAAAAATAACAAAAAAAAGCAACTAGCCATAGCAGGAATTATTATTTTAATCCTGACATTCATAGTGTATGCCTCTTTTACTAAAAAGAAAAGCTATACCGTAAAAAAAGGGGAGATTTCCATTAAAACCGTTCAAGATGATTATTTTGAAGATTTTATGGTATTTCAGGCTTTGACGGAACCCTTGAATTCTATTTTAGTAAATATTGTAGAAGGAGGTTCAGTTCAGGAAATTTTTGTAGAAAACGGAGATTTTGTTCAAAAAGGGCAGCCTTTGGCTCGCTTGTATAACCCGAATACTGAATTGAACTACATGCAGCAGGAAACGGCCATTATTGAGCAGATCAATAACCTCAATAAAGCTAAGCTTGATCTGAGAAATCAGGAATTAAGTTTGTCTAAAGACCTGATCGGTATAGAACATGATTATCAGGATGCTAAAAATCAATATGATTTAGATAAAAAGTTATACGAACAGGAAATTCTTGCCAAGAACGATTGGGAGAAGACACAGGAAAACTTTCGTTTTCAGAAAGAGCGTATGAATATCATTAAACAGAGTGTTGCCAAAGAAAAGCAAGCCAATACTATTCAGATAGGACAATTGAACCAGTCTATCACTACCATGGAAAAGAGCTTAGCCGTTTTACGGGATAATAAAAAGAATTTTTTAGTCTTAGCCCGCTATCAGGAAGATTGTCCTCTTTTGAGCCGGTTTTAG
- a CDS encoding sigma-54-dependent transcriptional regulator, whose protein sequence is MKKIQANIVVIDDQEDILFAAKMLLKKHFETIITLNNPKDSIKVLSENKIDVVLLDMNYRIGYEDGKEGIYFLKEILLLSPATKVVLMTAFGHVETAVEALKLGAFDYILKPWDNSKLVEVVKKGVTQSRKEVKSTVSQSVNNFFIGQSNAIVKAYDLAQKVAKTDANILILGENGTGKYVLAHYIHQQSNRKDQAFIHVDLGSLNENIFESELFGYAKGAFTDAKNDTAGRFELAENGTIFLDEIGNVPLTLQAKLLQAIQTKTITRLGEAKPRKLNVRIIAATNLDLKTEVQHKNFREDLFYRLNTMQITLPSLRERSDDLVDLANFLLEKLSAKYDKYNLLFDEKALAQIKKHAWFGNIREMENRIERAVILCENESITVADLDLESIEVFETEKDEIQLSDIEKISIEKVLQKHQFNISKSAEELGLSRAALYRRMEKYQIKND, encoded by the coding sequence ATGAAAAAGATACAAGCCAACATAGTAGTAATTGACGATCAAGAAGATATTCTTTTTGCAGCAAAAATGCTGTTGAAGAAACATTTTGAAACTATCATTACGCTTAACAATCCTAAAGACAGTATCAAAGTATTATCTGAAAACAAGATCGATGTTGTATTGTTAGACATGAATTATCGCATTGGTTACGAAGACGGAAAAGAAGGTATTTATTTTTTAAAAGAGATTTTACTCTTATCCCCTGCAACTAAAGTGGTTTTGATGACCGCTTTCGGTCATGTGGAAACCGCTGTAGAAGCCTTAAAGTTAGGTGCTTTTGATTACATCCTAAAACCCTGGGACAATTCAAAACTAGTTGAAGTTGTTAAAAAAGGAGTTACGCAAAGCAGAAAAGAAGTTAAAAGTACGGTATCCCAATCTGTAAATAATTTTTTCATTGGACAATCCAATGCCATTGTAAAAGCATACGATCTGGCGCAAAAAGTTGCCAAAACCGATGCTAACATCTTAATCTTAGGTGAAAACGGAACCGGAAAATATGTTTTGGCTCATTACATTCACCAACAATCTAACCGCAAAGATCAGGCTTTTATACATGTGGATCTTGGGTCTTTAAATGAAAACATTTTTGAGAGCGAATTGTTCGGCTATGCCAAAGGCGCCTTTACCGATGCCAAGAATGATACTGCCGGGCGATTTGAATTGGCCGAAAACGGCACGATCTTTTTGGATGAAATAGGGAATGTTCCTTTAACGTTACAGGCTAAACTATTGCAGGCAATACAAACTAAAACCATTACCCGCTTAGGAGAAGCCAAACCACGAAAACTAAACGTCCGGATTATTGCGGCTACTAACCTGGATTTAAAGACAGAAGTACAGCACAAGAATTTCAGGGAAGATCTTTTTTACCGGCTAAATACAATGCAGATCACATTACCTTCATTACGGGAACGAAGTGATGATCTAGTTGACCTTGCTAATTTCTTACTGGAAAAACTAAGCGCTAAATACGATAAGTACAACCTTCTATTTGATGAAAAAGCATTGGCACAAATTAAAAAGCATGCCTGGTTCGGAAACATCCGTGAAATGGAAAATCGAATTGAACGTGCTGTGATTCTTTGTGAAAATGAAAGTATTACAGTTGCTGATCTGGACTTAGAATCGATAGAGGTTTTTGAGACTGAAAAAGATGAGATCCAACTTTCCGATATTGAAAAGATCAGTATTGAAAAAGTATTGCAAAAACATCAGTTTAACATCAGTAAGTCGGCAGAAGAGCTTGGCTTGTCGAGAGCCGCTTTATACCGAAGAATGGAAAAATACCAGATTAAAAATGATTAA